One region of Ktedonobacterales bacterium genomic DNA includes:
- a CDS encoding glycosyltransferase gives MVALTPPLVSIVLPVYNGARYLKESIQSCLDQTYLRWELLIVDDASTDQTSAIIAEFTAKDDRVRYIRHETNKRLPAALNTGFAHAQGEYLTWTSDDNRYHPQALEEMVEILASNKYVDFVYTDYDEISETGQLMQSIIAEPPMQLIEKHTGLACFLYRRSLYEQIGSYSEDLFLAEDYDYWLRILASGFHMYPLHKSLYWYRRHPDSLTDEQRGHTFLAAERALLRNLPKMAWAGTAVQGKAYLYLASLAAWRGSHRAAFLYSIRAMRYAPAAVTAKVAFFLAKCIGHQR, from the coding sequence ATGGTGGCCTTAACACCCCCTTTAGTTTCTATCGTGCTGCCAGTCTATAACGGCGCGCGCTATCTTAAAGAATCCATCCAAAGCTGCCTGGATCAAACATATCTTCGCTGGGAACTGCTTATAGTGGATGACGCGTCAACAGATCAGACCTCTGCAATTATTGCTGAATTTACAGCAAAAGATGACCGTGTTCGGTACATCCGGCATGAGACAAATAAGCGACTGCCCGCAGCCCTAAATACGGGCTTTGCTCACGCGCAGGGGGAATATCTGACATGGACATCTGATGATAATCGCTATCACCCGCAAGCACTGGAGGAGATGGTAGAGATCCTTGCTAGTAACAAATACGTTGATTTTGTCTATACAGATTATGATGAAATCTCTGAAACAGGTCAGCTTATGCAAAGCATAATAGCTGAGCCTCCCATGCAGTTAATTGAAAAACATACTGGTTTGGCATGCTTTCTCTATCGTCGTAGCCTCTATGAGCAAATTGGCAGCTATTCGGAAGACTTGTTTCTTGCGGAAGACTATGATTACTGGTTACGCATACTGGCTTCTGGATTTCACATGTATCCTCTCCATAAGAGCCTCTATTGGTATCGTCGCCATCCAGATTCTCTTACAGATGAACAGAGGGGGCATACATTTCTGGCAGCAGAGCGAGCTTTGCTCCGAAATCTTCCTAAGATGGCCTGGGCGGGTACAGCAGTACAAGGAAAAGCTTATCTTTACCTGGCATCATTAGCTGCATGGCGTGGCTCTCACAGAGCAGCTTTCCTATACTCAATACGCGCGATGCGTTACGCCCCCGCCGCCGTTACAGCCAAAGTGGCTTTCTTCCTGGCTAAATGTATAGGGCATCAACGTTGA
- a CDS encoding protein kinase codes for MAELEGTNVGPYEIKILLGAGGMGQVYRAHDPRLEREVAIKVLSAALAHEPGYLERFRREARAVAKLNHPHIVPVYDFGEQGDLTYLVMPLISGGTLREYLAQRHILPLSEVVSVTEQVAGALQYAHERGLVHRDVKPANILISDEGRALLSDFGIVRLVQKEDAAATLTSMGAFVGSPEYAAPEMVLSKTIDHRVDIYALGVILFQMLTGQLPFTGVTSVSLLMMQAQQPPPLPRSLNPAIPLAVEAVILKALAKAPVERYQTMTEFQAALRAASVAPSDEMTYVSPPTTGEIGDLPTVVTYGLPPAPGSGPAAFPPAGPRSEPPPVWGEPGSGPYGWATPGSGPATMPPLPPTYATGLAVLPNQAPVIPPPPRRRRILPILLLLLALVVIAAGGTTLAVGASLGLFKGGTASRATPKPTTLPAGIITEFAVPTSPSHLYELTSGPDGALWFAEYEGNRIGHITPDGHLNEFPFLPTSNSGPVVLTTGPDGALWFTEWHANKIGRISLDGHLNEFDIPTPGSIPEGITSGPDGNLWFAETTGSKIGRITPNGDFAEFPLSSPGAHPSMIIKGPDNALWFSEYGANKIGRITPDGKSIREFPISTPDSHPRGMTIGPDGNLWFTEAAGNKIGRISLDGQRVDEFPLPNPKSQPFQITTGRDGNLWFTEYDSNKIGRITPDGQHIDEYALPEPLSAPAGITTGPDGNLWFTEASGNKIGRITSGA; via the coding sequence GTGGCAGAGTTGGAAGGGACCAACGTTGGCCCTTACGAAATCAAAATATTGCTTGGTGCTGGTGGCATGGGCCAGGTCTATCGTGCGCATGACCCCCGCCTGGAACGCGAAGTGGCGATCAAAGTGCTGTCAGCTGCGCTGGCACACGAGCCAGGATATCTTGAGCGCTTTCGACGCGAGGCGCGCGCGGTGGCGAAATTGAATCATCCTCATATTGTTCCGGTCTATGATTTCGGCGAGCAGGGTGATCTGACCTACCTGGTGATGCCTCTGATTTCCGGCGGCACGCTGCGCGAATACCTTGCTCAGCGTCATATCCTGCCCCTCTCTGAGGTGGTGTCAGTTACTGAGCAGGTAGCTGGCGCCCTTCAATATGCCCACGAGCGGGGTCTAGTGCATCGTGATGTGAAGCCGGCCAATATCTTGATAAGTGATGAGGGTCGTGCGCTGCTTTCTGACTTTGGTATTGTGCGACTGGTACAGAAGGAAGATGCTGCTGCAACCCTGACAAGCATGGGCGCCTTTGTTGGCAGCCCGGAATATGCTGCACCAGAGATGGTGTTGAGCAAGACGATTGATCACCGCGTCGATATCTATGCGTTGGGGGTGATCCTCTTTCAAATGCTGACTGGGCAGCTTCCTTTCACTGGAGTGACCTCTGTCTCGCTGCTGATGATGCAGGCGCAGCAGCCGCCGCCGCTCCCGCGCAGCCTCAATCCCGCTATTCCACTGGCAGTAGAAGCAGTGATCTTGAAAGCGCTGGCGAAGGCGCCTGTCGAGCGCTATCAGACGATGACGGAGTTTCAGGCAGCCCTGCGCGCTGCCAGCGTTGCGCCCTCGGATGAGATGACATATGTGTCACCGCCTACCACTGGGGAGATTGGTGATTTGCCAACGGTTGTGACGTATGGCCTGCCCCCAGCGCCAGGCAGTGGTCCAGCGGCCTTCCCGCCAGCCGGACCGCGTTCGGAGCCACCTCCCGTTTGGGGAGAGCCTGGCAGCGGGCCATATGGCTGGGCCACGCCCGGCAGTGGTCCAGCGACTATGCCTCCGTTGCCACCGACCTATGCAACGGGGCTTGCAGTTTTGCCCAATCAGGCGCCGGTCATTCCACCTCCACCACGTCGCCGGCGCATACTACCTATACTGCTGCTGTTGCTGGCGCTTGTGGTGATCGCCGCTGGAGGCACAACGCTGGCAGTGGGGGCCTCGCTGGGTCTCTTCAAAGGCGGCACGGCGTCCAGGGCTACTCCCAAGCCCACAACGCTGCCTGCCGGAATCATCACCGAGTTCGCTGTGCCAACGTCTCCAAGCCACTTGTATGAGCTAACCAGTGGCCCTGACGGCGCCCTCTGGTTTGCAGAGTATGAAGGCAATCGCATTGGCCACATTACCCCTGATGGGCACCTCAACGAGTTCCCCTTCCTGCCGACCTCTAATAGCGGCCCAGTTGTGCTTACCACCGGACCCGATGGCGCTCTCTGGTTTACTGAATGGCATGCCAACAAGATTGGGCGCATCAGCCTTGATGGGCACCTCAACGAGTTCGATATCCCAACGCCTGGTAGCATACCTGAAGGCATTACTAGCGGCCCCGATGGCAATCTGTGGTTCGCGGAAACTACTGGCAGTAAGATCGGGCGCATCACTCCTAATGGGGATTTCGCTGAGTTCCCTCTCTCGTCGCCTGGCGCCCACCCTTCCATGATTATCAAGGGGCCAGATAACGCTCTCTGGTTCTCAGAGTATGGCGCCAACAAGATTGGGCGCATCACCCCCGATGGGAAGAGCATCAGGGAGTTCCCCATCTCGACGCCTGATAGCCACCCTCGGGGCATGACAATTGGTCCAGATGGCAATCTCTGGTTCACCGAGGCAGCAGGCAACAAGATTGGCCGCATCAGCCTTGATGGGCAACGTGTCGATGAGTTTCCTTTGCCAAATCCTAAAAGCCAGCCCTTCCAGATTACTACTGGCCGAGATGGCAACCTCTGGTTTACCGAGTATGATAGCAACAAGATTGGGCGTATCACCCCAGATGGACAACACATTGATGAGTATGCTCTCCCGGAGCCTCTGAGCGCCCCTGCTGGAATTACCACAGGGCCTGATGGCAACCTCTGGTTTACTGAGGCCTCAGGCAACAAGATTGGGCGCATCACCAGCGGGGCATGA
- a CDS encoding glycosyltransferase: MSIVISAYNRAGFLPTCLSSLCTQTYPSSRYEIIVVDDGSSDGTADKAREVLSHWGGAFQVIQKANGGPASARNAGIRASQADVIAFIDSDCVADSNWLTALTDVLNSSDAAGVGGPLVNSSPKGWVSNYLNAADFYRHRVRAGKVDYLLTANVAFRRIALLQVKGFAVLDGVWSEDADLSFRLVQSGYTLLLAKQGIVTHYGTPVSVRGLIKNLYRYGYGNCVLSIHWKNGRTPGTELIRHGGAIVLSPFLALSYTRRVGLAWAVAFWPLIAIEHTAFVVGLISGMMRGISRGRL; encoded by the coding sequence GTGAGTATTGTTATCTCAGCTTATAATCGAGCAGGCTTTCTTCCAACCTGTCTCTCCTCTCTCTGCACACAAACATACCCATCAAGTCGTTACGAAATCATTGTGGTAGATGATGGTTCAAGTGATGGCACCGCTGACAAAGCAAGAGAGGTTTTGAGTCACTGGGGAGGCGCATTCCAGGTGATTCAGAAGGCAAACGGTGGTCCGGCCAGCGCCCGCAACGCTGGCATCCGAGCTTCCCAGGCGGATGTCATCGCCTTCATCGACTCCGACTGTGTCGCAGACTCAAACTGGCTGACAGCACTCACCGATGTTCTGAATTCTTCAGATGCTGCTGGTGTTGGCGGACCGCTGGTGAATAGCAGCCCCAAAGGTTGGGTGTCAAATTACCTCAATGCCGCCGATTTTTATCGTCATCGTGTACGTGCTGGGAAGGTCGATTACTTGCTCACCGCGAACGTTGCCTTTCGGCGTATAGCTCTGCTACAGGTAAAAGGATTCGCCGTGCTAGATGGTGTCTGGAGTGAAGACGCGGACCTTTCCTTCCGCTTGGTTCAGTCTGGCTATACTTTGTTACTAGCCAAGCAGGGAATCGTTACGCATTATGGAACGCCGGTCTCGGTTCGAGGACTTATCAAAAATCTCTACCGATATGGATACGGAAATTGTGTACTGTCAATACATTGGAAAAACGGACGAACGCCTGGCACTGAGTTGATACGACATGGAGGAGCCATTGTATTATCACCCTTCCTGGCGCTCTCCTATACACGACGCGTTGGACTAGCGTGGGCTGTTGCTTTCTGGCCTTTGATTGCCATTGAGCATACGGCATTTGTGGTGGGTCTTATCAGTGGCATGATGCGAGGAATATCGCGGGGACGGCTATGA
- a CDS encoding glycosyltransferase family 2 protein: MTDQIFVSIVMPVRNEEAFIARSLGAVLNQDYPHESIEILIADGESSDRTLEIMHSLSGMERVRIICNPQRTQAAGLNKAIQQARGAIIIRVDGHTIIAPDYVRQCVSALQETGACNVGGLMNPVGITRMGKAIAGAIRSPFAVPSAFHISRKKQYTDTVYMGAWPRWVFERVGAFDERLAPNEDYELNYRIHRAGGEIYLSPNIRSHYFGRQTLRTLARQYFYYGKAKTNTLKKHPASLRLRQLVAPCFVGALLGGIPLAVMIPLSLWLWLLMLVAYLSANLIFSLAAARRIGYRYFWCMPFVFPTIHLAWGAGFWVGLVGGGVRLPRRKH, encoded by the coding sequence ATGACGGACCAGATCTTCGTAAGTATCGTTATGCCGGTGCGTAACGAAGAGGCTTTTATTGCACGCAGCCTTGGCGCTGTCCTCAACCAGGATTACCCCCACGAATCCATCGAAATTTTAATCGCAGACGGCGAAAGTTCGGATCGCACGCTTGAGATCATGCATTCCTTGTCCGGGATGGAGCGAGTACGCATCATCTGCAACCCTCAGAGAACACAGGCAGCGGGTTTGAATAAGGCGATTCAGCAGGCCAGAGGAGCTATCATTATTCGTGTTGATGGGCATACCATCATTGCGCCAGATTATGTTCGCCAGTGTGTCTCTGCTTTGCAAGAGACGGGGGCTTGCAACGTCGGTGGCCTTATGAACCCGGTCGGCATCACACGCATGGGGAAAGCCATCGCTGGCGCGATTAGATCGCCTTTTGCCGTACCGAGCGCCTTTCACATAAGTAGAAAAAAACAATACACCGATACGGTGTACATGGGCGCCTGGCCACGTTGGGTCTTTGAGCGTGTCGGTGCATTCGATGAGCGCCTGGCTCCGAATGAAGACTATGAACTCAATTACCGCATACACCGGGCCGGAGGCGAGATCTATCTCTCTCCCAACATTCGCTCTCACTACTTCGGGCGTCAAACACTGCGCACATTGGCTCGGCAATATTTCTACTATGGAAAAGCGAAAACCAACACCCTCAAAAAACACCCGGCTTCGCTGCGGCTGCGGCAACTGGTTGCACCCTGCTTTGTGGGCGCTCTCCTGGGAGGAATACCTCTTGCTGTTATGATCCCTCTCTCGCTGTGGCTCTGGCTCCTGATGCTCGTCGCTTATCTGTCCGCCAATCTCATCTTCTCCCTCGCTGCGGCCAGACGGATAGGATATCGCTACTTCTGGTGCATGCCATTTGTCTTCCCGACGATTCACCTGGCCTGGGGCGCAGGGTTCTGGGTTGGCCTCGTTGGAGGGGGTGTCCGACTGCCTCGCAGGAAACATTGA